One Echinicola strongylocentroti DNA window includes the following coding sequences:
- the tsaD gene encoding tRNA (adenosine(37)-N6)-threonylcarbamoyltransferase complex transferase subunit TsaD codes for MKNINILAIESSCDETSASIISDGKILNNIVATQSVHEKYGGVVPELASRAHQQHLIPVIHEAISTAGIAREDLSAVAFTRGPGLMGALMVGVSFAKSFGYALGIPLIDVNHMQAHILAHFIDEPKPSFPFICLTVSGGHTQLVLVKDYLEMEVIGETLDDAVGEAFDKTAKLLGLPYPGGPLVDKYAKEGNPHAYQFPLSEMQGLNYSFSGIKTAVLYFLRDRLKEDADFIAKNMADICASVQFTLIKMLMQKLKRAAREHKVKEIAIAGGVSANSGLRAELNNLAGELGWKVYVPKFEYCTDNAAMIAMAAHYKYLKGEFCELDVSPIAKMKL; via the coding sequence ATGAAGAATATTAATATACTCGCTATAGAGTCCTCTTGTGATGAGACCTCCGCCTCCATTATATCTGACGGCAAAATACTTAATAATATTGTCGCCACGCAATCCGTACACGAAAAATATGGAGGAGTAGTTCCTGAGTTGGCTTCTAGGGCTCACCAACAGCACCTCATTCCGGTCATCCATGAGGCGATCTCCACTGCTGGGATAGCGCGGGAAGACCTGTCTGCAGTGGCTTTTACACGCGGTCCGGGGTTGATGGGGGCCTTGATGGTCGGTGTGTCTTTTGCCAAGTCGTTTGGCTATGCACTGGGCATTCCGCTGATCGATGTGAATCATATGCAGGCACATATTTTGGCCCATTTTATCGATGAGCCCAAGCCGTCGTTTCCGTTCATTTGCCTCACGGTGAGTGGAGGGCATACCCAGCTGGTTTTGGTGAAGGATTATTTGGAAATGGAAGTAATCGGAGAAACACTGGATGATGCGGTAGGAGAGGCTTTTGACAAGACCGCTAAGCTTTTGGGACTGCCATATCCCGGTGGCCCGTTGGTGGATAAATATGCCAAAGAAGGTAACCCCCATGCCTATCAGTTTCCGCTTTCGGAAATGCAAGGGCTGAATTATTCCTTTAGTGGCATCAAAACTGCGGTGTTGTATTTTCTCAGGGATCGGCTGAAGGAGGATGCGGATTTTATTGCGAAGAATATGGCCGATATCTGTGCTTCAGTCCAGTTTACCCTGATCAAAATGCTGATGCAAAAGCTGAAAAGAGCAGCAAGGGAACATAAGGTGAAGGAAATTGCCATCGCCGGAGGTGTTTCTGCCAATTCTGGACTAAGAGCCGAACTGAATAACCTCGCAGGAGAGTTGGGGTGGAAGGTTTATGTGCCCAAGTTTGAGTATTGCACGGATAATGCCGCCATGATCGCAATGGCTGCACATTATAAATACCTGAAAGGTGAATTTTGTGAGTTGGATGTTAGCCCTATCGCCAAGATGAAGTTGTAA
- the smpB gene encoding SsrA-binding protein SmpB: MKKENRFSKIINIKNRKASFEYEFIDKYVAGISLKGTEIKSIREGKVSLKEAYCYFKRGELFIKQMHISPYTQAAHFNHDAVRERKLLLNRRELDKLESKLTEKGLAVIPVRIFINDRGLAKVEIALGKGKKLHDKRQDIKKKDAKRELNRMAY, from the coding sequence ATGAAAAAGGAAAATAGATTCAGTAAGATCATTAATATCAAAAACCGTAAAGCAAGTTTTGAATACGAGTTTATAGATAAGTATGTGGCGGGCATTTCCCTTAAAGGAACGGAGATCAAGTCTATTCGCGAAGGGAAAGTGTCCCTGAAAGAGGCCTATTGTTATTTCAAAAGGGGAGAGTTGTTTATCAAACAAATGCACATTTCGCCCTATACCCAAGCGGCCCACTTTAACCATGACGCTGTCCGTGAGCGTAAACTGTTGTTAAATCGAAGAGAGCTTGATAAATTGGAAAGTAAATTGACCGAAAAAGGTCTTGCAGTGATCCCTGTTCGTATATTTATCAATGACAGGGGATTGGCAAAAGTGGAGATAGCCCTTGGAAAAGGTAAAAAGCTCCATGATAAACGTCAGGATATAAAAAAGAAAGATGCAAAACGAGAACTTAACCGAATGGCCTATTGA
- a CDS encoding C40 family peptidase: MQNENLTEWPIEHQYGVCRMSLVSVYLAPGPGAGLLTQLLFGETYEVLGITSDEKWLKINTAKGVTSGWMLRAQHHSISEDDFYYYNHEDYQVVISPISTVKYKGELIHILAGSHVHIGSSELFDMGGVMEFTGASRHVKEKASRDELVSLAKLFIHVPFLSGGRGFFGIGAGSFIQLAYKMAGYKAPRYISKLVETGKNVEPRKIQLGDIVIFGNNKDIPHHAGIYVGESQVIHVWGLVRIDNIKLDGSIMVRNNSPLYRVLDIRSLL; this comes from the coding sequence ATGCAAAACGAGAACTTAACCGAATGGCCTATTGAACATCAGTATGGAGTTTGCAGGATGAGCCTGGTGAGCGTTTACTTGGCGCCAGGACCGGGAGCAGGCCTGCTGACACAGTTGCTTTTTGGAGAAACTTACGAGGTGCTTGGGATCACAAGCGATGAGAAATGGCTTAAGATCAACACTGCCAAGGGGGTGACCTCTGGCTGGATGTTGAGGGCCCAGCACCATAGTATTAGTGAGGACGATTTTTATTATTATAACCACGAGGATTATCAGGTGGTTATTTCTCCCATTTCTACGGTAAAGTACAAGGGGGAACTGATCCATATATTGGCAGGAAGCCATGTTCATATTGGCTCAAGCGAGTTGTTTGACATGGGGGGAGTGATGGAGTTTACAGGTGCTTCCAGGCATGTCAAGGAGAAAGCTTCCCGGGATGAGCTGGTATCTCTGGCCAAGCTATTTATTCATGTGCCCTTTCTGTCTGGCGGAAGGGGCTTTTTTGGTATTGGGGCCGGGAGTTTTATTCAGTTGGCCTACAAAATGGCAGGATATAAGGCACCGAGGTACATTTCGAAGTTAGTGGAAACAGGGAAAAATGTGGAGCCAAGAAAAATTCAACTTGGAGATATCGTAATATTTGGAAATAACAAAGATATTCCCCATCATGCAGGAATATATGTGGGTGAAAGTCAGGTGATTCATGTGTGGGGGCTGGTGAGAATAGATAATATAAAGCTCGATGGCTCCATAATGGTAAGAAACAATTCGCCTTTATATAGGGTTTTGGATATCAGGAGTTTATTATAA
- a CDS encoding HNH endonuclease, protein MEKKVLVLNLDHTPIAVVNVQKAMILTLLEKVSVLADYPLLSIRTIDREFKYPAVVRLDEYKNVPYRGVLLTRSNLFKRDDNECQYCGSPKHLTVDHVIPRSKGGKSSWTNLITACHRCNVQKGDKTPEEVGMLMRKKPFKPTLAYFLAEYAERNAEEWGPFLSSKAVEAG, encoded by the coding sequence ATGGAAAAAAAGGTACTTGTGCTCAACCTGGACCATACGCCCATCGCCGTGGTCAATGTGCAAAAAGCGATGATTCTCACGCTCTTGGAGAAAGTGAGTGTGCTAGCTGATTACCCTTTGCTCAGCATTCGCACGATTGACAGGGAGTTCAAGTATCCTGCTGTTGTCCGCTTGGATGAGTACAAGAATGTCCCGTACCGTGGGGTTTTACTTACTAGGAGCAATCTCTTCAAAAGGGATGATAACGAATGCCAGTATTGCGGATCCCCCAAGCACCTAACGGTGGACCATGTCATTCCACGTTCCAAAGGCGGTAAAAGCAGCTGGACCAATCTGATTACCGCATGCCACCGTTGTAATGTCCAAAAAGGGGATAAAACCCCGGAAGAAGTAGGGATGTTGATGCGAAAAAAGCCCTTTAAGCCTACTTTGGCGTATTTTTTAGCAGAATACGCAGAAAGAAATGCTGAGGAGTGGGGTCCCTTCCTTAGCTCCAAGGCGGTGGAAGCAGGATGA
- a CDS encoding tRNA modification GTPase, translated as MKKLLFIPILIFFAIETYAQISYEEGYYINEAGQKVEGLIKNEDWTNTPDRFDFKRSHQSGIKTISIDSTKEFYIYNKGRYIRSTVNIDRSSDNVTSLSHSRAPLFKRERLFLELLVEGKANLMYYQDSNIRRYFYSVENDSIRQLIYKKFRIDNPNSTGNNENKIGKNSRFRQQLWSDLKYAKITPDKLQRIEYKNKDLVNYFVDYNNWNNDLKNIYQESRHAGDFQLSIRPRINMANLKTESVSAIRGFSIKNHLSMALGLELEYILPGNKRKWSLFIEPTYRQLNNLTTEESSIISGGVLTREVDYKSIEIPAGVRYYLFLNEKSKFYINAALVMDLGFDSSITSTRQDGSIIEKYNYELSTISFAGGIGYKYNNRITVETRYLMNKGLLFELNTNSAYSSFSLIFGYSIF; from the coding sequence ATGAAGAAACTACTGTTCATTCCCATTCTTATTTTTTTTGCCATAGAAACGTATGCGCAAATCAGTTACGAAGAAGGCTATTACATAAACGAAGCGGGCCAGAAAGTTGAAGGATTGATCAAAAATGAAGACTGGACGAATACCCCTGACAGATTTGATTTTAAACGAAGCCACCAAAGCGGAATCAAAACAATCTCAATTGATTCTACAAAGGAGTTCTATATTTATAATAAAGGACGGTACATAAGGAGTACCGTTAACATAGACCGCTCTAGTGATAACGTAACATCCCTTAGCCACTCTCGCGCACCTTTATTCAAAAGGGAACGATTATTTTTAGAATTATTGGTGGAAGGGAAGGCAAACCTGATGTATTACCAAGACAGCAATATCAGAAGGTATTTCTACAGTGTCGAGAATGATTCCATAAGGCAACTTATCTACAAAAAATTTAGGATTGACAACCCCAACTCAACTGGAAACAACGAAAACAAAATCGGCAAGAACAGTAGGTTTAGGCAACAACTATGGAGCGATCTAAAGTACGCTAAAATCACTCCGGACAAGCTCCAACGTATTGAGTATAAAAACAAAGACTTGGTGAATTACTTTGTGGATTATAACAACTGGAACAATGATTTAAAGAATATTTACCAAGAAAGCCGGCATGCCGGTGATTTTCAACTAAGCATACGGCCTCGTATAAATATGGCCAATCTTAAGACAGAAAGTGTTTCTGCAATCAGGGGCTTTAGTATTAAAAACCATCTCTCCATGGCACTCGGTCTAGAGCTCGAATACATATTGCCCGGTAATAAAAGAAAGTGGTCACTCTTCATAGAGCCGACATACCGCCAATTAAACAACCTAACAACCGAAGAAAGCTCGATCATTTCAGGAGGCGTACTAACTAGAGAGGTCGATTATAAATCGATTGAAATCCCTGCAGGTGTTCGCTACTATTTATTTCTCAACGAAAAGTCCAAATTTTACATCAATGCAGCCTTGGTAATGGATCTAGGTTTTGATTCCTCCATCACATCTACACGGCAAGACGGCAGTATAATTGAAAAGTACAATTATGAATTATCGACCATCAGTTTTGCTGGCGGAATAGGGTATAAATACAACAACAGAATAACTGTAGAAACGAGATATCTCATGAACAAGGGACTTTTATTTGAACTTAACACCAATTCTGCCTACAGTTCCTTTTCCTTAATTTTCGGCTATTCTATTTTCTGA